A genomic segment from Salvia splendens isolate huo1 chromosome 13, SspV2, whole genome shotgun sequence encodes:
- the LOC121760184 gene encoding uncharacterized protein LOC121760184, with protein MLPSCKSFLILIFPLLPIAEADPLERRIADAVYAAEDIIEAQIVVQIHKRSTSVEDHSFYTNLQNVIEEMDLITKEVQKIGVEAQLQQKPVAPLTTSYSTQNVMVGFEQVFLEVLDELTRDQRNRQIIPITGMGGIEKKEEPQTTVGHFQILKFVELWWCNCLEDWIVSCNNNSGGTREFIQKPTSMTRTPSLLIG; from the exons ATGTTACCTTCTTGCAAGAGTTTCTTGATACTTATATTTCCCCTTTTGCCGATAGCTGAAGCTGATCCATTGGAGCGTCGCATTGCTGATGCAGTTTATGCAGCTGAGGATATTATTGAAGCCCAAATTGTGGTTCAAATTCATAAACGATCCACATCTGTTGAAGATCATAGCTTTTACACTAATCTACAAAATGTGATAGAAGAAATGGATCTGATCACGAAAGAGGTGCAAAAGATTGGAGTCGAAGCTCAGCTGCAGCAAAAGCCTGTTGCTCCCTTGACGACGTCGTATTCCACCCAAAACGTGATGGTGGGCTTTGAACAGGTGTTTCTTGAAGTTTTGGATGAGCTCACTCGGGATCAACGCAACCGCCAAATCATCCCTATCACGGGGATGGGCGGAATTG AGAAAAAGGAAGAGCCGCAAACAACTGTAGGGCATTTCCAGATCCTCAAGTTTGTGGAGCTGTGGTGGTGTAATTGTTTAGAAGATTGGATTGTCTCATGCAACAATAATAGTGGAGGAACAAGAGAATTTATACAGAAACCAACCTCCATGACTCGAACCCCTAGCCTGTTGATTGGATGA
- the LOC121762481 gene encoding trans-cinnamate 4-monooxygenase-like has protein sequence MDLLLLEKALIGLFSAIVVAAVVSKLRGKKFNLPPGPIPIPIFGNWLQVGDDLNHRNLTEYAKRFGDIFLLRMGQRNLAVVSSPDLAKEVLHTQGVEFGSRTRNVVFDIFTGKGQDMVFTVYGEHWRKMRRIMTVPFFTNKVVQQYHQGWEAEAEAVVEDVKKMPESATTGIVLRRRLQLMMYNNMYRIMFDRRFESEEDPLFVKLKALNGERSRLAQSFEYNYGDFIPILRPFLRGYLKLCQQVKERRLQLFKDYFVDERKKLVSTKQGDNGLKCAIDHMLEAQQKGEINEDNVLYIVENINVAAIETTLWSIEWGIAELVNHPEIQSKLRHELDTVLGPGVQITEPDTTKLPYLQAVIKETLRLRMAIPLLVPHMNLHDAKLGGYDIPAESKILVNAWWLANNPDHWKKPEEFRPERFLEEEAKVETNGNDFRYLPFGVGRRSCPGIILALPILGITIGRLVQNFELLPPPGQSKIDTSEKGGQFSLHILKHSTIVLKPRSF, from the exons ATGGATCTCCTCCTTCTAGAGAAGGCGCTAATCGGCCTCTTCTCCGCCATCGTCGTCGCCGCCGTCGTCTCCAAGCTCCGCGGCAAGAAGTTCAACCTGCCGCCGGGGCCCATTCCCATCCCGATCTTCGGCAATTGGCTCCAGGTCGGCGACGATCTCAACCACCGCAACCTCACCGAGTACGCCAAGCGCTTCGGCGACATTTTCCTCCTCCGCATGGGGCAGCGCAACCTCGCCGTCGTCTCCTCGCCGGATCTGGCCAAGGAGGTGCTCCACACGCAGGGGGTCGAGTTCGGATCTCGCACGCGcaacgtcgtgttcgacatcttcACCGGGAAAGGCCAGGACATGGTCTTCACCGTCTACGGCGAGCACTGGCGGAAGATGCGGCGGATCATGACGGTGCCGTTCTTCACCAACAAGGTGGTGCAGCAGTACCACCAGGGGTGGGAggcggaggccgaggcggtCGTGGAGGACGTGAAGAAGATGCCGGAGTCGGCGACGACGGGGATCGTGCTGAGGCGGCGGCTGCAGCTCATGATGTACAACAACATGTACCGGATCATGTTCGATCGGAGGTTTGAGAGCGAGGAGGATCCTCTGTTTGTGAAATTAAAGGCGTTGAATGGGGAGAGGAGCCGATTGGCGCAGAGCTTCGAGTACAACTACGGCGATTTCATCCCAATTTTGAGGCCTTTCCTCAGAGGCTACCTAAAGCTGTGCCAGCAGGTCAAGGAGAGGAGGTTGCAGCTCTTCAAGGATTATTTCGTTGATGAGAGGAA aaaGCTCGTGAGCACGAAACAGGGCGATAATGGCCTAAAATGCGCAATCGATCACATGCTTGAAGCCCAGCAGAAGGGAGAGATCAATGAGGATAATGTCCTTTACATTGTTGAGAATATTAATGTTGCTG CAATTGAGACAACTCTATGGTCGATTGAGTGGGGAATTGCTGAGCTAGTGAACCACCCCGAGATCCAGAGCAAGCTCCGCCACGAACTCGACACGGTACTTGGCCCGGGAGTCCAAATAACAGAGCCTGATACAACCAAGCTCCCGTACCTCCAGGCCGTGATCAAAGAGACCCTCCGCCTCCGGATGGCCATCCCGCTACTAGTGCCCCACATGAACCTCCACGACGCGAAGCTCGGCGGTTACGACATCCCTGCCGAGAGCAAGATCTTGGTGAACGCTTGGTGGCTGGCCAACAACCCCGACCACTGGAAAAAACCTGAAGAGTTTAGGCCCGAGAGATTCTTGGAGGAGGAGGCTAAAGTCGAGACCAACGGCAACGACTTTAGGTACCTCCCATTCGGGGTTGGCCGGAGGAGCTGCCCTGGGATCATTCTAGCGTTGCCTATTCTCGGCATCACGATAGGGCGGCTTGTGCAGAACTTCGAGCTGTTGCCTCCCCCGGGGCAGTCGAAGATCGACACATCGGAGAAGGGCGGGCAGTTCAGCCTCCACATTTTGAAGCACTCCACTATTGTCTTGAAACCAAGATCATTttga